AAAAGGATTTTTTTCAAAAAAACAGAACTCTAAATCACTGAATCGAGCTTTGAATCTTGCAACCTTTCTAGAACAAAACCGCCACCAGGAAATTGATCTTATGAAGATGGATATAGGTCATGAGTAAGCTTTCTGCAAGAAAAGTGAGAATACTTTATCTATACTTCTATCATCAATTGTGGTTATGTATGGCAATAAGCCAATAAGTGATTGAACCCTAAGAAATCAATATGAGACACCAGGTTAAGAACATTATCAGAAGTTCAAGAATTTTAAATATTGTGCCGCGGATTGCAGTTGCCTCACAATACTATAACCATCGTTATTGGCAGATCCTTAAGTGGTCAGTATCATCGAAAGAAGATACCAATTTTACGTATCCTCTTACTAAGAGAAACTTGCAAACACTGTATCAGCTCATATCTGTAGTAACAGGAAGATCCTATCAAGACGTGGAAGGTCTTGGAAATGAAGTTCAGGATGATGAAGAACTAAAGGCGCATGTGATAAAGAAGATTCAAGCATCTGATCAAAGGTCGGTGGCAGACTTGAGATGCGACCTTCATAAACGGATCGGCTGGTATATCATGGCGCGGATCACCAAGCCTAAAGTTGTTATAGAAACAGGGATCGACAAAGGGTTAGGAGCTGTCACATTATGCGCAGCTTTGCTGCGTAATAAAGCAGAAGGATTTGATGGCTTTTACTATGGAACAGATATTAATCCCGAAGCAGGGTATATGCTGGATGGTAAATATTCTAGTGTGGGTAAAATACTTTATGGTGATTCTGTTAACAGTCTGCAGCAATTTGATAAGCAAGTGGACCTTTTTATCAATGACAGTGATCACTCTGCTGAGTATGAGTATAGGGAGTATGAGACTATCTTTCCAAAGCTGTCTGAAAATGCGATCATTTTGGGGGATAACTCCCATGTAACGGATGAGCTACTGAAATTCTCGATGGCAAAAGGCAAAAAGTATCTTTTCTATAAAGAAGAGCCACTTGATCATTGGTACCCGGGAGGTGGAATAGGCTTTTGTTTTTAATTATCTTTCAATGAGAAAAATTGTTTTTGTAGGGCTACTTCCTCCTGTTGTTAATGGCCAGGCTATTGCCACTGATAGGATATTGAAGCACTTAGTGGAAAAGCATCCTGATATTTCCGTTTTACCCATTCCAGATCATCATGAACCTGATACCCTAAAAGGTAAACTTCAAAAAGTATTTTCATTTGCATGTTTGATGATTAAATTCATATATAAGTCAGGAATATCAAGAAAAATTATTTATTTAAGTGGTGCAAGATCTGTAATTGGATTTTACCGGAATATGCCTTTCATCCTTTGGAGCAGCTTGTGGGGGCATAAGACAATCCTTCATTTTCATTGCGGAGATTATAGTGAGTTTTTAAGTACAAAGAATTCTTTATTTAAGCTTCTAAATAAGAAGATTTATTCACTTGTTGATCGTGTAATTATTTTAGGTGAAAGTATCAAACCGAGTTTTACGCTAACACCATCTTTAGGTAATAGAATAAAGGCTGTTCCTTATGGAGTTCCACTAACGGCTAACATTTATCCGAAGAAGCTCCCAGAAACTGCTGATGAAAAAATTCACCTGTTATTCCTGTCTAACTTGATTGAATCAAAGGGTTATTTAGATGTTCTTGCGGCTGTAAGAATACTTGTGCATGAATATGATCAGAAGAATATCATTTGCCATTTTTGCGGAGCTTTCATGTCAAGTCCTGAAGACGATGATTTGGTCAGAAATGGTGATCCTGAAGCTTATTTTTACAAGTTGATCCACGATTATAATGTAGATGGGAATGTGATTTTTCATGGAGTGGTTGGTGGAGAAAAAAAAGAAACACTGCTTTCTTCTGCTCATTTCTTTTTGCTGCCTACCAATTACCGAACAGAAGGGCAACCTGTTTCTATATTAGAGGCAATGTCTTATGGCCAGGTGGTTATTTCAACCAGGTACCGTGCCATTCCAGATATGGTGTTAGACAATAGCACAGGTTTTTTAGTTCCATATGGTTCACCTGCAGATATTGCTCTTAAGATTCGTGAGTTGGTAGATGAACCTGCAGTTTATCATGCAATGAGTAGTAAGGCATTGCAACATGTACATGAAAACTTTAAACTTGAATCTCATTTGCAGCAAGTATATAAAGTTTTCCAGGAAGTAGCTTAATAAGCAGGTAGAATGACTATCTCTATAATCACCGTTTGTTTCAATAGCGCAAAAACAATAGCTGAAACTATTGAAAGTGTGCTTTCACAATCGTATCCGCACATCCAATACATCATCATTGATGGGGGGTCTACTGATGGCACCTTAGAAATTATCAGGAGCTATGGTCCGAAAATAAATATCGTTGTTTCTGAACCGGATAATGGTTTATATGATGCCATGAATAAAGGCATTAGCATGGCGACTGGTGAAATAATAGGTATCTTAAATTCAGATGATCTTTTTTATTCCAGCACTGTGTTGCAAAAAGTAGCAAATGCTTTTTTATCTGCTCAGCCTGATATTGTTTATGGTAATATCTGGATGAGTTCAAGCGACCAGATGAACAAACCTGTGCGGAAATGGATTGCAGGTCGCCAAAGACCGTTTACTTCCGGTTGGCACCCACCACACCCTGCAGTTTATGTAAAACGTAGATGCTACGATGATTTTGGTTTTTATAAACCAGACTTTGCTGTTTCAAGTGATTTTGAAATGATGCTGCGTCTCTTTCATGTACATAGTCTTAAAGCACATTACCTAGATGAGGTAATAGTGAACATGCGTATGGGAGGTGCGAGTACTGGTTCATTAAAAAATATCATTGTTGGTAACCTCAACATAAAAAAGGCATTTAGGGAAAATCAGGTTTCATACCCCCTTCTTTACCCTGTTAAGCGTGTGATTAAAAAGCTGAAACAATACATTTAGCAGGCGGCTTTCATGGTTCGTCCTATAGACTCATGAACTTATATTCCTTACCTGCGGAAGGAGGGTGCGATTTCCTGATCCTGCTTAAATCATAATTAAAAACCTTTCTATCTTCTGAGGGATTAGAAGATTAGAAAATTATGTACTAGTTTGCCATCGCTTGTCCTGTTATCAGAATAGTACAATTTTCAGGTATAACAAACCCCCTACCTACACATGAAGACTGTTATAATTGGAGGCTCCGGATTTATCGGGACAAATCTGATTAATCTCTTAAATCCGACTTCAGATATATTGAACCTGGATAAAAACCAATCCTGGCAACATTCTTCTCTTAGCCGTGTCGCTGATGTAAGGGATAAAGGAAAGCTTGAAGAATATATTCCTTATGACACCTCGGCAGTTATTCTTTTAGCAGCGGAGCACCGAGACGATGTATCACCCGTTTCCCTATATTATGATGTAAACGTACAGGGCACGCAAAATGTTATAGATACGTGTATAAAAAAGGATATTAATAAAATTATTTTTACTAGTTCTGTGGCTGTTTACGGCCTAAATTCTGAAGATACCACAGAAGACGCTACACCTAATCCATTTAATCATTACGGAAAAAGTAAGCTACAGGCAGAGCAGTTACTAGTTAAATGGCAAGAGGAATGTCCTGGTGAAAGGACTCTTATCGTTATTCGGCCAACGGTTGTTTTTGGTCCGGGTAATAAAGGAAACGTATATAATCTCCTGAACCAGTTGGTTAATGGAAAGTTTATGATGGTGGGGAAGGGCCACAACAAAAAATCTTTAGCTTATGTTGATAATGTTTCAGGATTTATTGAGCATTGTCTGAATAATATCAACAATGGATCACACATATTCAACTATGTAGATAATCCTGATTACTCAGTTAATGAGTTATTGCTTTTTGTCGAAAAAGTACTGAAGAAGAAGCTGCCACCTATACGAATACCTTATGTTTTTGGTTATTCAGCTGCTAAATGCATTGATTTATTATCTAAAATAACCAACACGAGGTACGCTATCAGTAGTGTTAGAATAAAGAAATTTTGTGCTACAACACAATTCTCTGGTGAGAAGATGCTTGCATCTGGTTACAGTCCCAAGATAACATTACAAGAAGGGCTTAATATAACAATAGACGCCATTTGTAGTTCAACTACTACTCGTGGTACCAATGTGAAAGTGATGACTCCATCTGTTTATCATGTAAAAGAAGCTCAATCATAACCTTAAGGTAGGTTGGCAACTGTTGGTTTGGCAGGAGTGAACAAGCCTCATTAGAACATTTACCTGAACCAATAGAAACATAAAAGCATGATTGGTATCAGAAACAACTAGTGTACACGTTTATTCATATCATTAAAAGGTAATAAGGCCCTTCCTTATTACCTTTTTTTGTTCGTACTCACTCTTCACCTGCACCCGCTATCCGCTCCAAATACTGGTTCTGCAGCATCTTTAACTACTTCCTTTGTCAAAAGCCTTTAAATTGCGCACTAATTTTTACCAGATTTTAAGTATGTCGAAGCTCAAGATATTCCTGACCCTTGTTTTGCTGGCGTTCTCTTGGTGTTTGTTTGCCCAGATACCTAATCTTCCCTCTAATCTTTACAATGTAAGATCCAGTGACATCCCGGAGGAAAGGGTGGTGCAGATAGCTGCCTACCTCCGCGAAAACAAAGTTTCTGACCAGCAGGCGTATGAGCAAATGCTATCACGCGGAATGTTGGCTTCGGAAGCTGCCGCATTGCGCACTAGGATTCAAAAGGCTTTACAACAGACAAATACTACAGATAATCCTAATGACAATAACAGGTCGTCACTCGATAATTCCGATAAAACCCGTTATAACGAAACACAAGAGTCTATAGCAGAAGTGAAAAATCCGCAGAAGATCTTCGGTTTCGAAATTTTCAACCTTCCTGGTGGCGTTTTTGAGCCTAACCTGAAAATAGCAACGCCCGTTGGCTATGTTTTAGGGCCGGACGACCAGATAATATTAAATATCTACGGTTACCAGGAAGCTAATTATACGCTTACCGTTAGTCCTGAAGGAAGCATTATCATTCCTAATGTAGGAGTCATATATGTAGCAGGTCTTACATTAGAACAAGCTACCGATAAGATCAGGAACAAACTGGCGACATCCGGTTATTCGCTTATACGTTCAGGACTCACCAAGATCAACCTGTCTGTAGGCAGGATCCGGAGTATAAGGGTGACTGTTCTGGGAGAGGTTAAAAAGCCAGGTAGTTATACATTGCCATCTTTGGCTACAGCTTTTAATGCTTTATATCTTTCTGGTGGACCGAATGAGATCGGTAGTTTTCGTGAGATAGAACTTATTCGCGGAGGTAAAAAGATACAGCTACTCGACATATATGACGTGCTGCTGAAAGGAGACCAGGCAGGTAACCTGCAGTTGCGCGACCAGGATGTTATCCGCGTTCCTGCTTATAAAGTAAGGGTAGGGCTGGCTGGTGAGGTGAAGCGTCCAGGGTTGTTTGAAGTATTGCCAGGTGAAACCTTTGAAAACCTATTAGGTTTTGCAGGTGGCTTTTCTGATAGCGCCTACACTGCCAGCGTTACCGCATATAAATCAACTGATACTGAAAAAAGGATCATCGATATTGAAAAAGCACAATTCAGTACCTATACACCAAGCAGGGCAGAGAGTTTTCTTGTAAAGAAACTGGTAGAACGTTATACCAACCGAGTTACTGTTTCTGGTGCTGTTTACCTACCTGGCGATTATGAACTATCACCAGGTATGACCTTGTACGATCTTTTAGTGAGGGCACAGGGGCTGAAAGAAGATGCTTTTGCAAAGCGTGGTATCATCATGAGGCAAAAGGCTGATCTTACCCCTGAATATCTTGCTTTTAATCCTGCTGAGGTGATGCAGGGACAGCGCAACCTGGAGCTTCGCCGAAATGATGAAGTGATCATCACATCAAACACACTTTTGCGGGAAGAACGTCAAGTTTCTATAACAGGTGAGGTAAGGCGTGTAGGTAACTATCCTTATGTAGAAAACATGACTTTAAAAGACCTGATACTTTTAGCAGGTGGTTTTACAGATGCAGCTATTCCGCAGAAAATAGAAGTTGCACGCCGTATACGCAAAGACAGTTTTGGTGTAGCGGATATACAGATTGCAGATGTTATAGATGTTACTTCCATTGCTGACTTGGAGCAAAATGGAAGAGACATCCAGTTAACTCCTTATGATGCTGTGGTGGTTAGAAGAAATCCTGGTTACCAGGCGCAGGTAAATGTGCGTGTGGAAGGAGAGGTGATCTTCCCTGGACCATATGTATTGCGAAACAAGAACGAAAGAGTAAGTGATGTAATTAGACGTGCTGGTGGCTTAACTAACCAGGCTTATAAAATGGGTGGTTACCTGACACGGGTAAACAATCATAATGTAGTAAACCAGCTGAACTCTGAAAAGGTGACCAAGATACAGGAGCAATTGAAGGATAGCACCGGGAAAGTGGAGCAGGAAGTATCACGCCCGGTAGACCAGATCGCCATCAATCTTAGTTCTATCCTGGCTAACCCTGGAGGTAAAGAAGATATTGTAATGGAAGATGGTGATATACTCAATATCCCGAAAGAGAAAATGGAAGTACGGATTAGCGGCGAGGTACTTTTTCCTACACGTGTGGTGTACGAAGAAGATATGGACCTGAAGGATTATATAGGCCGTGCAGGTGGATTTACAGATAATGCACGGAAGGCGCGGGTATATGTTCTTTATCCAAATGGTAATGCGGCCAAAACAAGCAATTTCCTCTTTTTCAAAAGTTTCCCGCGGGTAACACCTGGTGCAGAGATCATAGTTCCTAAAAAACATGAAACCGAAAAACGCAGGATGACAACTGGTGAGATTGTTGGTATAACTACAGCACTTACATCTTTTGCGGGGGTATTATTGACTCTGATCATCAACTTGAAGTAAGCTTGTAAGTCTTTACCGGTAAGAAGTGGATAATACTCATGATATTTTAGTGAGGATTTCGATTCGAACAAGAATTATAAGACAGTTACTGTAAGTGAAATGAGTAAGTTTAACTCTATTACATCAATTCAATCTATTCGAAAGCAACTTACCTGGATCTTCTTGCCTTAAGGCAACTTGGTACTTTCAGGTCAACATAAGAGATTTTCCTCCATATTTGCGAAACTTTTCACGTAACAGCTGGCATTTTCATGTTTTTGTGTACGTGCAGGGGGAAGTTTGTTATAAGGTCGTTGTGACTGAGTAGGCGAAGCTGTGCCTTGGATATGCTGAATATTTATTTTGAGCACAGTTTTTAAACATGATCTAATGCTTCATATTATCTAATTGTAAAATGATTGCCTGGAAATAAAGATGAGTACTGATAAAGAGATATCGCTGGTTGAGGTAAATCATATCATAAGGGGATGGTTTAGGTATATCATGAGCAAGTGGCTTATAATAGCTCTTATAGCCCTTGTATTTGCTGTGCTTGGAGTGCTGTATGCCTGGTCTCAAAAAACAGAATATACAAGTGAACTTACTTTCGCTGCAGAGGGAGAAAGTAAAGGCGGACTAGGCGGTTATGCATCATTAGCAGCAACATTTGGTATAGATATGTCTGCTGGTGGGGGTGGCGCTTTTGAAGGAGATAATCTTATCGAATTGATCAGGAGTAGGAGAATTGTAGAGAATACTTTTCTCACACCAGTAGATATCAATGGGAAGAAGGAATTACTCGTTAACTATTATATACGTGCTACCGATAAAGATTTTGCCAAAGATCAACAAGTAACTTTTGAGGTAGACCAGCAGCCAGGTAACAGGAAGCGCGACAGTATCATGGATGTATTTTACCAGGATGCATTAACGCGTTTGAACATTGGCAGGGTCGACAAAAAACTAACAATTGTTTCAGCTACTTTTCGCTCCGAAGATGAATTATTTGCTAAGCTATTTCTTGAGAACCTGGTAAATAATGTTATAGACTACTATATAGATTATAAGAGTTTAAAGGGGAAGCAAAATCTAAGTATCCTGCAGCGGCAGACAGATTCGGTAAGACGACTGATAAGTGGAGGAATAGTGGATGTAGCAGCTACCAACGATCTTAATGTAAATCCGCTGCGCCAGATCGTTCGTACGGGTGTACAAAGAAAGCAGGTAGATGTGCAGGTAAACAGTGCACTGTACCAGGAATTGGTAAAAAACCTGGAGCTATCAAAGATATCATTGCGTAAAGAAACTCCTTTGATCCAGATCATTGATTCACCACGCTTGCCGCTAAAAAAGAAGAAGATGGGCAGGTTGAAAGGTGCGATCATCTTTGGATTGGCAGGAGGGATATTAGCTTTACTGATCTTCACAATTAAGAGAATGCTGACGCCCAAGGTTTCGGACCCGAAAAAGTCGGCTTAATAAGCCGGTATACTTATCCTATGCAAATGCCAGAGCCATACATAATAGAGTTACCTAAAATACTCGATGAAAGGGGAAACCTCTCATTCTTTCAAAACGAACAGCATATTCCTTTCAAAATTCAGCGGGTATATTGGATTTATGATGTACCTGGAGGAGAGGTAAGAGGTAGTCATGCATTCAAGCAACAAGCTGAATTGATAGTGGCTTTATCAGGAAGTTTTGACCTTGTGCTTCACGATGGTAAAAAGGAAATAAAGTATAGTCTCAACCGTTCCTATATGGGTGTTTACATACCTCAAATGATCTGGAGAAGATTAGAAAATTTTTCTACTAATTCCCTGGCACTCGTTTCGGCCAATACTGTTTTCGATGAACAAGATTATATACGTGACTTCAATGAATTTTTAGCTTTAAAAAATGAACACCTCTAATACAGTCTTCGACTGCTCAATTGTCCAGCTGGATAGGATTCATTTCAGGGCAGGAAATATAACTCCAGTCACCAACCAGGTTCAGATACCATTTGATGTGGAGCGGATCTTTTATTTGTATGACATACCTGGGGGAGAATCGCGTGGTGCTCATGCACATAAAGAATGTCATCAATTCCTGGTGGCAGCCAGTGGAAGTTTCGAGGTGTTGCTGGATGATGGTAAAGTGCAGAGGCTGGTTCAACTAAACAGGCCTTATCACGGTTTACATATACCTCCTTACATATGGGCAAGTGAAATTAACTTCTCTTCGGGAGCCATCTGCCTTGTATTGGCATCACACAAGTACAACGAAGAGGATTATATAAGGGATTATGAAACTTTCAAACGTTTAAGTAACAAGGAAGGTTTGAAATAACTTATTTCAAATTTTAAGAAAAAAAGGCAAGTTGAACAGGGAGAGTATATGGTAGCTTTCGATAAATATGGATTGTCTTTAAGGACTGTAGTAGAAAATGATGCTGATTTCATAGTTCAATTAAGAACAGATCCAAAGCTTAGTAAACACTTGTCAAGTACAAGTACTGACATTGAAAAGCAAAAAGAATGGATTAGAGATTATAAAGAAAGAGAGTTGCATCGAAACGAATATTATTTCCTGATTTCGTCCAATGAAGGTCCCGTTGGTTTAAATAGATTATACAACTTCAAAGAAGATACTTTCGAAATTGGTAGTTGGTTATTTAAACCAACAGCTAATGAAAAATATTCGATCTTAGGAGACCTTGCTGCAAGGGATTATGGTTTCGAAGAGCTTCATTTTTCTTTCTGTACTTTTGAAGTGAGAAAAGAAAATAAATCAGTATTACGTTATCATAAACAATTTAAGCCCGAAGCTATAGGGGTAGATAGTGATAATTTTTATTTTAAATTATCATACAACAGCTATAAATGCTATAGAGATAAATTATTAAGTATTCTTTTATGAATGATATTACAACCTTTGTTGAACAGTTTAAAGAGCAATTCATTGATGCAGATGAGATAACAATTGACCCTTTCACTAACTTCAGGCAAATTGAAAGTTGGGATTCTTTAACAGGAATGTCAATACTTGTGATGATAAAAGATGAGTTTGATGTTGATATTACTGTAGAGGAGTTTAAGAATTGTAGTAATGTGCAAGAAGTTTACGATTTGGTTCAAGCAAAAAAAAGCTAAGTGACAACAGTTTATCTATCAGCTATTGAATATTACTTACCTGAGCAAGTACTTTCGAATGAATTGATTGCTGCAGAACATCCTGATTGGAGTATTGAAAAAATTGCAACAAAAACTGGAATCAACAATAGGCATATTGCAGGTGTGGAAGAATTTTCAAGTGATATGGCTGTGATTGCTGCTCAAAGATTATTTGAAAACCATAAGATAGATAAAGGAATAATTGATTTTGTTATTCTTTGTACCCAAAGTCCTGATTATTTATTACCCACCACAGCTTGCATCATACAAGATAAACTAGGGCTTTCAAAAAGAATAGGTGCATTTGATTTCAATTTAGGGTGCTCAGGTTTTGTGTATGGTTTAGGTATAGCTAAAGGATTAGTTGCTTCTTCCCAGGCAAGTAATGTTTTATTACTAACTTCAGAAACTTACTCAAAATTTATTCATAAGGCAGATAAGAGCAATAAAACATTGTTTGGAGATGCAGCTGCAGCTACTCTTGTTACTGCGAATGATATCAATGGAATTCTTTCTGGTTCCATCAAAGATTTTAGTTATGGTACTGATGGTAGTGGGGCAGAATACTTGATTGTGAAGAACGGAGGCGCTAAAAGTAATTTTTTACGGAGGGATAGCAGCGAAAGTGAGATGCCGGGTGATGACAATCTTTATATGGATGGGAAAGCAATTTTCGAATTTACCGCTTTCCAAATACCAACACTTATCAATGATACCTTAGAGAAGCATCAGTTACAAATAGAAGATATTGATCTTTTTGTGTTTCACCAGGCGAATGAATTCATGTTAAATACTGTTCGTAAAAGATGCAAAATTCCTTCTGAAAAATTTTTTATACACTTATCCGATTGTGGTAATACAGTTTCATCTACTATTCCTATAGCTCTTAAGGAAGCAGTAAATGAAGGAAGGATAAAAAAAGGCGATAAAGTTTTATTAGCGGGTTTTGGTGTAGGACTATCAATGGCAGCCACCATTATACAATTTTAAGTAAATGAATATTCCTTTTCTTTCATTTGATCCTGCTAATCGGTTGATTAAGCATGAGATTCTTAACAACTTTGAAAACTTTTTTGATAAAGGCTGGTATGTATTAGGTGAACAAGTAAAGCAGTTTGAGCAAGAATATGCTAATTATAACCAGGTAGAACACTGTGTGGGTGTAAGCAATGGTTTAGATGCTTTGCATATCGCATTGAAAGCACTAGAAATAGGTGAAGGTGATGAAGTGATTGTTCCTTCCAATACCTATATAGCAACGTTGTTAGCAGTATCATATGTTGGTGCTTTGCCTGTCTTGGTAGAACCAGATATCCAAACCTATAATCTTGATCCGGCAAATATTGAAGCGGCTATTACTCCACGCACAAAAGCTATCATGCCTGTGCATTTGTATGGACAGAGTTGCGATATGGCATCAATAAATGCTATTGCAGAAAAACATGGTCTTTATGTAATAGAAGACAATGCTCAATCCCAAGGTTCACTTTTCAATAACAAGCTTACTGGTTCATGGGGCCATATCAATGGTACCAGCTTTTACCCTGGCAAGAACCTGGGCGCACTGGGTGATGCAGGAGCTGTTACAACAAATGATGCGGCACTAGCGGCTAAGGCAGCTGTTTTACGCAACTATGGAAGCCAAAAGAAATATTACAACGAGGTGATCGGCTTCAATATGCGACTGGACGAGTGCCAGGCTGGATTCCTTTCTGTCAAATTGAAATACCTGCATGAATGGACAAGGCAAAGACAGGAAATAGCTGGCTGGTACAATGAGATACTTTGTAACAGCCAGGATCTTATCCTGCCATATACCAATCCACAAGCTACACACGTATATCATCTATATGTTGTTCGCACACCTCTACGCGACCAATTGCAGCAGCATCTTTCTGCACAAGGTATTGGCTCACTTATCCATTATCCAATACCACCACATCTCCAGCAAGCCTACCAGAGCCTCGGCTTTAGCAAGGGAAGCTTTCCAATAGCTGAAACGATAGCAGACACCTGCCTTAGTTTACCTTTATGGCCAGGCATGACAAAGGAAATGGTGGAGGAAGTTTGTTCCGCCATCAATAGTTTCTTCCAATCCACATCTAAGCCACAGGCAGCTGCAATCACATCCATCAATAGTTAATGCATCTATACTGCTTTTGTAACAAAGGCATCAAATTCTAGTGGAGGCAACTGAAGAAAAGGAAGTAGTTACGACTGCAGAAAAATTAACCGAGCAAGATTCGTACAGTAAGATTTTTAAATCATCATTTCTAATTGGTGGTTCACAGGTCTTCAACATCATTATTGGGATAATCAAGAATAAAGCGCTGGCTGTTCTACTTGGTCCTGCAGGCATTGGCGTAATGGGTGTTTACATGGCTGTCTCCGGGTTAATCACTTCTACGGCAGGCTTGGGTATTGGATCGAGTGGAGTCAGGCAGATTTCTGAATCAATAGCAGAGGGTAATGCAGGAAAGACCAGCTTCATTATCCGGTATATACGTAAGCTACTTTTGATTTCAGCCATCATTGCTGTGGTTGCAATGATAGCAACCAGTGAATATATAGCCCGACTATCTTTTGGCAATGAATATAAACCTGCTTACGTGGCGGGTATTAGCCTGGTATCTCTAATGGTTTTTTTTGAAACCCTAACTACAGGCGAAAAGGCTATACTGCAAGGGGCACGTCAACTACGACGGCTTGCCGTGGCACAGGTGGTGGGAGCAATGCTGGGAGCAGTAGGCAGTATCGCTATCGTGTATCTACTTGCGGATGCCGGCATCTCTTGGTTTTTAATTATCAGTTCATTCCTGCTCTTTGCGGTGTTCAGGTACCAGGCTGCCAAAGTGCCTGCTTCAGCCAAATCTGTATTACCACAAGAAATTGTACGAAGCGAGAAGAAACTCTTGATATCGCTTGGGTTGGCTTTTTTAGTTACTACCCTGGCAGGAAGTGTAGTGGCATATATACTGCGAGTGATCATTGTAGCAGAAGAGGGAGTTGATGGCGTAGGTATATACCAGGCGGCATGGGGATTGGTGAACATGGGATTCAATGTTGTATTGATTGCTATGGGAACCGATTTTTACCCCCGGCTTGTAGCAGTAGCCAATGATAATAAGCAGGTGCGGCAAGCTGTAAATCAGCAAGTAGAAGTAACCTTGCTATTTGCGCTGCCAATCGTTTTGGGCTTGTACTTGTTGTCGCCAATTATACTGGAAATTTTCTTTTCACCTCAGTTTTTAGTGGGTACAGAATTGACCCGGTGGTTTGCACTTAGTTGTTTTCTCCGCGTGCTTTGCTGGCCGCTTGGTTATATTATTATCGCCAAGGCTAAGAAAACGATGTTTGTCGTTACCAGTATTTTGTGGGAAATGGTTCATATTCCGATCATTTTCGTCTGTCTTCACTTTTGGGGCTT
This region of Aridibaculum aurantiacum genomic DNA includes:
- a CDS encoding NAD-dependent epimerase/dehydratase family protein codes for the protein MKTVIIGGSGFIGTNLINLLNPTSDILNLDKNQSWQHSSLSRVADVRDKGKLEEYIPYDTSAVILLAAEHRDDVSPVSLYYDVNVQGTQNVIDTCIKKDINKIIFTSSVAVYGLNSEDTTEDATPNPFNHYGKSKLQAEQLLVKWQEECPGERTLIVIRPTVVFGPGNKGNVYNLLNQLVNGKFMMVGKGHNKKSLAYVDNVSGFIEHCLNNINNGSHIFNYVDNPDYSVNELLLFVEKVLKKKLPPIRIPYVFGYSAAKCIDLLSKITNTRYAISSVRIKKFCATTQFSGEKMLASGYSPKITLQEGLNITIDAICSSTTTRGTNVKVMTPSVYHVKEAQS
- a CDS encoding glycosyltransferase family 2 protein → MTISIITVCFNSAKTIAETIESVLSQSYPHIQYIIIDGGSTDGTLEIIRSYGPKINIVVSEPDNGLYDAMNKGISMATGEIIGILNSDDLFYSSTVLQKVANAFLSAQPDIVYGNIWMSSSDQMNKPVRKWIAGRQRPFTSGWHPPHPAVYVKRRCYDDFGFYKPDFAVSSDFEMMLRLFHVHSLKAHYLDEVIVNMRMGGASTGSLKNIIVGNLNIKKAFRENQVSYPLLYPVKRVIKKLKQYI
- a CDS encoding class I SAM-dependent methyltransferase — translated: MRHQVKNIIRSSRILNIVPRIAVASQYYNHRYWQILKWSVSSKEDTNFTYPLTKRNLQTLYQLISVVTGRSYQDVEGLGNEVQDDEELKAHVIKKIQASDQRSVADLRCDLHKRIGWYIMARITKPKVVIETGIDKGLGAVTLCAALLRNKAEGFDGFYYGTDINPEAGYMLDGKYSSVGKILYGDSVNSLQQFDKQVDLFINDSDHSAEYEYREYETIFPKLSENAIILGDNSHVTDELLKFSMAKGKKYLFYKEEPLDHWYPGGGIGFCF
- a CDS encoding SLBB domain-containing protein codes for the protein MSKLKIFLTLVLLAFSWCLFAQIPNLPSNLYNVRSSDIPEERVVQIAAYLRENKVSDQQAYEQMLSRGMLASEAAALRTRIQKALQQTNTTDNPNDNNRSSLDNSDKTRYNETQESIAEVKNPQKIFGFEIFNLPGGVFEPNLKIATPVGYVLGPDDQIILNIYGYQEANYTLTVSPEGSIIIPNVGVIYVAGLTLEQATDKIRNKLATSGYSLIRSGLTKINLSVGRIRSIRVTVLGEVKKPGSYTLPSLATAFNALYLSGGPNEIGSFREIELIRGGKKIQLLDIYDVLLKGDQAGNLQLRDQDVIRVPAYKVRVGLAGEVKRPGLFEVLPGETFENLLGFAGGFSDSAYTASVTAYKSTDTEKRIIDIEKAQFSTYTPSRAESFLVKKLVERYTNRVTVSGAVYLPGDYELSPGMTLYDLLVRAQGLKEDAFAKRGIIMRQKADLTPEYLAFNPAEVMQGQRNLELRRNDEVIITSNTLLREERQVSITGEVRRVGNYPYVENMTLKDLILLAGGFTDAAIPQKIEVARRIRKDSFGVADIQIADVIDVTSIADLEQNGRDIQLTPYDAVVVRRNPGYQAQVNVRVEGEVIFPGPYVLRNKNERVSDVIRRAGGLTNQAYKMGGYLTRVNNHNVVNQLNSEKVTKIQEQLKDSTGKVEQEVSRPVDQIAINLSSILANPGGKEDIVMEDGDILNIPKEKMEVRISGEVLFPTRVVYEEDMDLKDYIGRAGGFTDNARKARVYVLYPNGNAAKTSNFLFFKSFPRVTPGAEIIVPKKHETEKRRMTTGEIVGITTALTSFAGVLLTLIINLK
- a CDS encoding glycosyltransferase family 4 protein, which produces MRKIVFVGLLPPVVNGQAIATDRILKHLVEKHPDISVLPIPDHHEPDTLKGKLQKVFSFACLMIKFIYKSGISRKIIYLSGARSVIGFYRNMPFILWSSLWGHKTILHFHCGDYSEFLSTKNSLFKLLNKKIYSLVDRVIILGESIKPSFTLTPSLGNRIKAVPYGVPLTANIYPKKLPETADEKIHLLFLSNLIESKGYLDVLAAVRILVHEYDQKNIICHFCGAFMSSPEDDDLVRNGDPEAYFYKLIHDYNVDGNVIFHGVVGGEKKETLLSSAHFFLLPTNYRTEGQPVSILEAMSYGQVVISTRYRAIPDMVLDNSTGFLVPYGSPADIALKIRELVDEPAVYHAMSSKALQHVHENFKLESHLQQVYKVFQEVA